Part of the Salmo salar chromosome ssa10, Ssal_v3.1, whole genome shotgun sequence genome is shown below.
cagttagtagagcatggtcctctgtagaccagttggtagaacatggtcctctgtagaccagttggtagagcatggtcctctgtagaccagttggtagagcatggtcctctgtagaccagttagtagagcacggtcctctgtagaccagttggtagagcatggtcctctgtagaccagttggtagagcatggtcctctgtaacgacttggtagagcatggtcctctgtagaccagttggtagagcatggtcctctgtagctcagttagtagaacatggtcctctgtaacgacttggtagagcatggtcctctgtagaccagttggtagagcatggtcctctgtagaccagttggtagagcatggtcctctgtagaccagttggtagagcatggtcctctgtagaccagttagtagagcatggtcctctgtagaccagttagtagagcatggtcctctgtagaccagttagtagagcatggtcctctgtagaccagttggtagagcatggtcctctgtaacgacttggtagagcatggtcctctgtagaccagttagtagaacatggtcctctgtagaccagttggtagaacatggtcctctgtagaccagttggtagaacatggtcctctgtagaccagttggtagagcatggtcctctgtagaccagttggtagagcatggtcctctgtagaccagttggtagagcatggtcctctgtagaccagttagtagagcacggtcctatGTAGAccatttggtagagcatggcgcttgcaatgccctGATAGTTGATTCTCTTTCCGGGACTATGTTAAACATTTGcacatgggctcccgagtggtgcagcggtctaaggtactgcatcttagtgctaaaggtgtcactacagaccctggttcgattccaggctgtatcaccactggctgtgattgggagccccatagggcagcgcacaattggcccagcatcgtccgggtttggccggggtaggccgtcactgtaaataaaaatgtgttcttaactgacttgcctagttatataaaggttaaatacaacattttaaaatgactgtaagttgctttaaATAGAAGTGTTTGCTAAATGGAACACGTTCCTAATATTTAGTTGAACCCTgcccccttttgtcctcagaacagccacaaTTCTTCGgcgaatggactctacaaggtgtcgaagcgttccacagggacgctagcctatgttgacgccaatgcttcccaagtgtgtcaagttgactggatgtccttcgggtgatgaaccattcttgatacacacgggaaactgttgattgtgaaaaaccaagcagcgttgcagttcttgacacaaaccggtgtgcctgccacctactaccagaccctgttcaaaggcacctaaatgTTTTATCTTAAAATCATCACCCTCTGAacgtcacacatacacaatccatgtctcaattgtctcaatgcttaaaaatatTATTTCTTTATCCTTTAGAGTCGATTGCCTCACTGGTGCGTCAATCGaattaacataatacaaaaatccccatcaaactCCATCAGtttaagttttttgttgttgcattggatgcgtctcaatccaccacatccgccgaTGTCGCACTTCCTCATCTGCGGTGAACCGTGACAGAGCTAGAGTGCTGTTTGTCACACCGTGAGACATCCCGAATGTCGGTCTTCACGTCTCCAGCGTTTGAAGGTATTTTTGTGCCTACCCAAAAAACAAGGGGTTACTAAGTATGTTGAAAAAATACAAACAATacttcctgagctttcttatgtcTTCTAGATTTAGGACAGCCACTTCAAAACATTATTCCTTATGAGATATTATTTCTTTTTTTGCCATTCATGAAAgtattattcaatgcgtttctctgtgctatagtagtaaaggccaaattcaatattttatcaaataataatacatatttttttaaatgtatacctTAAGGTGTGCTAAAATTCCAAAACAAATAGAGAAATGACCCATAGTACGACCGTCTTAAAACAATTCTACATGTCAGCTTAGAACCTCCCCCTCCCTATACCAACgactaacctgtctcctccccttcatctacacttagTGGATAtatcaagtgacatcaataagggatccgaactttcacctggattcacctggtcagtctatgtcatggaaagagcaggtgttcttaatgttttgtatactcagtatatTTCATTATCAATGCTCTGCACAATCTACAACAATATTCTGCATTTAAAATCTCTGGCACGCTCTCAGCATTTTAGTTTTTTCATTTAAACCCAGAAAATGTTTCCTTATTAATTGACAACTGGCAGTTTTACCACTGCAAGGATTTCACGCATAAAATTATTAATTCATTCTGTATCATAGGAACAATCTGATGTCCTAGTTGCAGGGAATCTGTGTTTGAGATTCAGATGAGCTTCTTTGAGGTGTAGCTTCTAATCAAACCCCCTACTGTCTCCTCCTTTCCTCACAAACACTCCCTCTTTCactttctttctccttctctatATCCCACTcgttctctccttcccctttcctctcattctctctctccctctctctctctctcttcctctctcttcctttcttcctctctctcttcctctctctcttcctctctttctcttcctctcttcctctctctgtctacatttctccttctctctctctatccctctctctccccctctccctcccctccctacagGATAATGCATATCCTTCCCCCTCTGGAGAGAGAAGAAGGCACCATGAGCAACGTCACCGTCACCGACAACGCAGCCGAGCCCATCAGCAGAACCATGTCTCCAGCCACGCCCTACCCCTACCCCATCTCCTTCCAGGTACACctacactatatactgtatgtctgtctgaagTAGGTCATGTGATATGTGCTGTATTTACGTGATATTGGGATAGTTTACCAGACACCTGGAAGAAAATCATGATTATTGGAGAAATGTTTATTTAAAAAGCGTTTTAATAGTAATTCCTGTATTGTTGCCAGACAAATTCCCATACGGGACTATAAAGTattcattcattaattcattcaGGTGTCCCTGACCGGCTTCCTGATGCTGGAGATCGTGCTGGGCCTGAGCTCCAACCTCACCGTGCTGGCCCTGTACTGCATGAAGTCCAACCTGATCTCCTCGGTCTCCAACATCGTCACCATGAACCTTCACGTCCTggatgtgttagtgtgtgtctgctgtatccCACTGAccatggtggtgttgttgttgtctctcgaGGGGGATACAGCCTTGGTTTGTTGCTTCCACGAGGCCTGTGTGTCGTTCGCTAGTGTCGGCACGGCAGCCAACGTACTCGCCATTACCCTGGACCGGTACGACATCTCTGTGAAACCGGCGAATAGAGTCCTAACGATGGGCCGCGCCCTGGCTCTGCTGGCCACCATTTGGGTGCTGTCGTTCCTCAGTTTCCTGGTGCCTTTCATGGAGGTGGGGTTCTTTGCCCCAGGCCAGTCGGAGCTGAACCAGACTCTAGCGGATGTAGTCACAGTGGCCCACACCAACCAATACTACACAGAGTTAGGACTCTACTATCACCTACTGGTCCAGatccccatcttcttcttcacTGCTGTTGTGATGCTCGTCACCTATTCCAAGATCCTCCAGGCGCTCAACATCCGCATTGGGACACGCTTTCACACAGCATCGCAGAAGAAGAAGGCCAGGAGGAAAAAACGTCCCTCCATGACGGCTATGACGTCACAGGCGATGGACGGGGCCACGGGCCCATCCGAGCCCAGCGGCCGCGCTCTCCCCCCGATGGGCATGCGGACCTCCGTCTCCCTCATCATTGCGTTGAGACGAGCGGTTAAACGCCACCGGGAGCGACGAGAACGCCAGAAACGAGTCTTCAGGATGTCGCTGCTCATCGTGTCGACCTTCCTGCTCTGCTGGACTCCCATAACCGTCCTCAACACGGTCATCTTGACCGTAGGCCCCAGCGACTTCACGGTCAAGCTGCGGTTGGGCTTCCTGGTCATGGCGTACGGGACGACCATCTTCCATCCGCTTCTCTACGCCTTCACCAGGCAGAAGTTCCAGAAGGTTTGCCCACCCACTTctgccacatacacacacaaaagcatatacacgaacacatgcacacatgcacacgcacactccacaccacagcccagtgtgtagtgtgtgtattttGTCGTGTTTTTATTGTGTAATTGTTTCGTGTAGATATTGTTTATCTATTGGCTGGTGCAATCAAATGTCCCCTTTGCAGATTAATAAATGAATATCTTATTTGATCTTCTGGTATCTTATCTTCTGTTATCTTATCATATGCTGTCTTATCATCTGTTATCTTATCATATCTTCTGATATCTTATCGTATTTATCTTCTGTTATCTTATCTTCTGTTCTCTTATGTTATCTTATCATCTGTTTTCTTATCTTATCTTCTGATATCTTATCGTATTTATCTTCTGTTATCTTATCTTCTGTTCTCTTATGTTATCTTATCATCTGTTTTCTTATCTTATGTTATCTTATCTGATCTTATCGTAAGGTTCTGAAGAGTAAGATGAAGAAGAGGGTGGTGAGCATCATAGAGGCCGACCCGCTGCCCAACAACGCGGTCATAAGTAACTCCTGGATTGACCCCAAAAGGAACAAGAAGGTCACCATCAACGAGGACGCCGAGGCCAGGCAAAAATGTCTGCAGTCTTCAGAGGATGCTGTGGAATGACAGTGAATACTTAGCGACCTTGTCAAGAGGTCCGGATCTCAGGGGTTTGTCTGCATAGGAAAGTCTTGGGCTGGCCGCTTATGTTTTTTTTTCAGAATGTCCAAACGAATCATTTTCGGGATGGGAAAacgttttcagtgtaaacttaaataactttaaccagatataaagtatgtcgAAAAAGATAATAgacctatatattttttaactaagATTttatttgagaactaacaatcaccgaaataaaagctagacagtcagggagaatttaAAATTACCAAAATGATGCGTTCAGCAGTATTTTTGTCATGGCATGAGGCCCTCATTGATTGTTATGATGTTcgagtcactcagatagcataagccatggcagaatgtgtagaattgctggaaatgtgatgtaaaactgcacatttatcTCTGTCAAAATGCGTAAAATGGCCATGCCCcccagcccccccaccccccaccatgcCCATCACCTAAGTCCCGTTTTGATCCAGGAAAAAAAACTGGATCTCTTGGTGTAATGGCTAAGGTGTTGGgttgacagtcgctggacccaGGTTTAAGTCCTGGACAACGAGACCAGACAGAAATGTCTTCAGAGGATGCTGTGGAATGAATCATAgaatctagtcattctatttctgctGAATgaattctagtcattctatttctgttGAATGAATGAACTACTTAAGGGCAAGACAACACAATAAGGAACGTTGACAGTGTGCAATAGATCACCTGATGGGTGTCGACGGATGGTGGTGATTCAACATGTAGGATTGTCGGAAAACTGAAAAGGAGGGCTGATGTTCTGTGGTCAGAGGAGATAGAAAGGCCAAACGCTGCTTTCAGCCGTTCATCGGCATGGTCTGTTTTGTCCTCTAGTGCAGTCTTTAAAACTCaaagcagaggaggctggtggagggAGAAATTAGAGGACaggttcattgtaatggctgacATTGAAAAAATGGaagggtatcaaacacatcaaacaaaaTGACACCAGCCGCCACTGAAAGGACGAATTATTAGGTTCATCAGGTTGGGATAAAAACAAGGGAAACACATTCCAAAGCAGCAATGTAAATATACAGGTAGCTGCCAAGTTAAAGGAAaccccaacataaagtgtcttaataggttgTTGGTCCACCACGAGCCAGTTCAGCTTCAATgctccttggcatagattctacaagtgtctgaaaCTCTATTGGaaggatgcaacaccattcttccacaagaaatgccaTAGTTCTGTGTTTTGTTGacggtggtggaaaatgctgcttcgggcaccgctccagaatctcccataaatgttcagttgggttgagatctggggaCTGAAACGAACacgagcacgcacacacacacgcacgcacgcacgcacgcacgcacgcacacacacacacacacacacacacacacacacacacacacacacacacacacacacacacacacacacacacacacacacacacacacacacacacacacacacaaaccctttaAATCCCTTATGctctttgagacccctctttcaaagtcaatAAGTCATCTTTTCTTCTATCCCTGATGGCGGGCAACTCTGCATTTTTACAcctgaccctaagcatgatgggatgctaATTGCTTAATTAAATCAGGaaacacacctgtgtggaagaacCTGGTTTCAATATGTTTGTCTCCCTCATTTCCTCAAGttgttcctttattttggcagttacctgtatgtgtatTTACTGTAAATGTACAAATACCAGAGATGGATAACTTATTACTATTTATTGAAAACAAAGTACATTAGAAGGTTCATAGATAAAAGCTGTAGATATTGCATGGCTTTTGGTAACtgtagcaatatatatatatatatatatacatagagacatgtacagtatattaggAATACATATTATATATAGAACAAGTAGGCATTGTATACATTGTATGTTTATAATAAATGTTGTGTTCACttaatgtttttatttgtctACAGTAAATCCATCATTTAATTCAGGAAACTGAGAATGAGATCTCTTTAATAACAAGTGAGACATGTGTACAAGACAACAGCAAACATCACAAAatacaaatacagtgcattcagaaagtattcatgacCCCTTGACTtagtacacattttgttacgttacagccttattataaaatggattaaataaaataaaatcctcatcaatctacacacaataccccataatgaaaacaggtttttagacatttttgctaatgtattaaaaataaaaaacagaagtcCCTTACATATTTACAGGATTCAGAcactttgttatgagactcaaaattgagctcaggttcatcctgtttccattgatcatccttgagatgttt
Proteins encoded:
- the LOC106561702 gene encoding G-protein coupled receptor 22, yielding MHILPPLEREEGTMSNVTVTDNAAEPISRTMSPATPYPYPISFQVSLTGFLMLEIVLGLSSNLTVLALYCMKSNLISSVSNIVTMNLHVLDVLVCVCCIPLTMVVLLLSLEGDTALVCCFHEACVSFASVGTAANVLAITLDRYDISVKPANRVLTMGRALALLATIWVLSFLSFLVPFMEVGFFAPGQSELNQTLADVVTVAHTNQYYTELGLYYHLLVQIPIFFFTAVVMLVTYSKILQALNIRIGTRFHTASQKKKARRKKRPSMTAMTSQAMDGATGPSEPSGRALPPMGMRTSVSLIIALRRAVKRHRERRERQKRVFRMSLLIVSTFLLCWTPITVLNTVILTVGPSDFTVKLRLGFLVMAYGTTIFHPLLYAFTRQKFQKVLKSKMKKRVVSIIEADPLPNNAVISNSWIDPKRNKKVTINEDAEARQKCLQSSEDAVE